The nucleotide sequence AGGGGGATCGGAATTTACCGGTGAACACGCTGGGAGGGGGGAAAACGAGACCAGAAGACTGCCTTAACCCCAAGAAGAGAAAAGTGCAGCTTttaaacccctttttttttaaagcgactCATTcgctttcctcctcctcctcctcctctttgggCTGAAGAACATCTCCAGTCATGGCGAAAAAGTACGATTTCCTCTTTAAGCTGTTGCTGATCGGAGACAGCGGGGTCGGTAAAACATGCCTCATCATCCGTTTTGCCGAGGACAACTTCAACTCCACGTACATCTCCACCATCGGTACGTTagaataatgtttatttaaccaccgtctgtctgtgtgtgtgtgtgtgtgtgtgcgccagCGCGCTGAAACCTGAGCTGGGAGCTGCCTGGATGAATGTTTGCTGACATTTTCACGGGCCCTTATTTGATCCCCAACTCTGTGCAAACGGGTTTCTTCGTTACTGTTTCATGTCTCAGCTTGTTTCCACTTTCTctctcatatttttcttttcttttcttttttttttttttttttatatctcaaCATGACACAACACTTACTCACCCTGAACTTGTTACTCTCCTTATTACTTCCCAGAACTAATGGAACTTCTTCCTAGGTGGTTTCATGAACCTTCCTGGGACCTTGTTTGGACCTCCATGAAATATACCAATTAAAGTTGTGAAACCTTCATGGAACCTGCAAGGTtcataataaaacttttatctACCAGATTCCTTCATAGAACTTAACAGAACTTGCCAAGTACTTTGGAATAGTCTTGTATCCTAATTAGCTGCTTTAATGGAATCTATATAGAAACTACCAGGTACGTTCATCAGGTATCTTCATGGAGTTTACCACATTCATTTAGCTAATAAGGTATTGCTGTGTAGAACGTTAATGGAACATTAATGGAACTTTGGTACTTTGATAGAAATCACCAGATACTTTcatcaaactttaaaggaaTTTTTCAAGGATTTTCATTGGCCCTAAATGGAGCTAACACGTTCATTGGACTTTAATGGAACTTGCCAGGTACTGTCCTGTAACCTCAATGGCGCCCACCAGGTACTTTCCTgtttcaaaatactttttcatgttcttactgtaaaaatattttcagttctGTCCCGATACCCCCATCTTTTtcgttttagattttattactCCCTGcctttcagctgtttctgaaGGTCCACCCACCCTCGTTCTTATCTCTCTTACCATCTCTACATTCCCTAAAGAGCTGCTGCTGGCCTCTGGTATGCAGAGTTTTGTGCTGGACACCCCCCTCCCTGCTATCTATCAGCTTGTCCATcctcaaaggaaaaaaacaatccGTGTCTGTTTGTTGATGGGAGTGCACGCAATGGAAATGACCGGTTTCCACCTGACCGATATTTCctgcagagtgtgtgtgtgtgtgtgtgtggccttGTACATGCAGCTGAGCAagaacattttttgctcattttactagtaaagtgaagACTTTAATTTAAAGTGAGGACTGAAAAAAGGCCCTCACTTTATTTCTGGGCTTAGGGGTTAGGTTAAGtgtcaattagatttaggtttaggttaggtatAAACCGTCAAAGGTTATGGTTAgtccatagaaaggcttgaagattAATTGAAGCTATGGAAgccaaggcacggtcctcactatgtacattaaacaaggatgcgtgcattttttattattattatttcctatCAGGGGTATTTTGCTCACTTTTGACTCTTCTGTGTTCTTACCTgacctctgtttttatttcccagGAATTgactttaaagtaaaaacagttgACGTGGATggaaagaaagtgaaactgcaAGTGTGGTGAGAGATAACTCATGGATTGTTCTTTTTGTGATTTCTTGAAGTTGATAATGGGTTATTTTAAGCCGTGAGATTCCTGCTAATAGGTTTTCCTCTTGAGAAAAGAGAAACTGCAAATGAAAACTTTGTGCCATGATTAACTGTCTGGTCAGACAGAGATGTCCTgtatatgtttttaaatttaaatgtttttatcatcATTGAATAGATATGTTTAAGGATGTTTAACAAAGATCTGTCTTTGCTGGAGCAGATCCAATTAGCATTAATATTAAATGCATCCTCCGACATTAtgctaaccttttttttattacggCTCCCATGCGTGATGCATGCGTCAGCGTATGTTTCTGATTTGAAACCTTGTGGTCCGCTTTCTGTAGGGACACAGCGGGACAGGAGAGGTTCAAGACCATCACCACAGCCTACTACAGAGGAGCCATGGTCAGGACTGCACACATGCAGCAGGAGCATGCTTGATAACTTAAATCTTTGTGTCTTGCGATTGAATACTTACATTGTCACTCTTCTGTCAGGGCATCATCCTGGTTTATGACATCACTGACGAGAAGTCCTTTGAAAACATTCAAAACTGGATGAAGAGCATCAAGGAAGTGAGGCCCTTTAACATTTCCCTCAGACTAAATATGTCGACTGTTACTTCTTGATAACTTTACTATTGGAGAGGATTCTGGCTTAAACAACATGTCAGCATTACAGGAAAGCAAACttagaacaaacagcatctggTGTGTCACACCATCGGGAGTCAGGCTGCTGGAGCTCAGGTGTTTATCTTTTAAAGGTGGAAAGCTTCGCAAGCATAGATCGGTTGGGTCGATATCTTACCTGCAAACATCACTGTCTCACCATCTGATCTGATATAGTGGAGATTGCTTTTTCAAAACTAACAGCTAGCAGGAGTGAGGCCAAGATAAAACCTAACTCCtgccatgttaaaaaaaaaaaaagttatagcGTTTTTTTGCGAACATTATTTTGTATGCATTCAAGCTTCCTCTAGGTTTTCATTAAAccagtgcttctcaaatagtGGGGTGAAGGTACTGCAGAGGGGGGGCAAGAACaaccagaaacagaaaatacaggcaaaCAGTTGGCCAGAAATTAACTGTGAACATCAAATTAGAAGTTTTATACTGATTCTAGATGGGATTtcggcctggactttgactaagcCATTCTCACACGCTGTTGTGCTGCTGGACGGTGAACCTCTGCCACAGTCTCCAGCctgagctccatccatcttcctatcaaccttaactcagtttcctgttcctgctgaagaccACAGCAGACTTTTCAACATGTTGTGTCTGCCATATGGCAAACTACAACAGTTTTCTTCTACCCACTCTTCTATAAGGACTAGATCTGTAGAATGCATTTCTAATGGATAATATATGATCCCAGCTGAGTGgtggatccctgcagctcctccagggttgCCCTGAGCCTCTTGTCTGCTTCTATGATTGAGGCTTTCCTTACCTAGCCTCTCAGTTGAGGTGGATGGTGACGTCTTGGTAGGGTTGCTGTCGTGCCAAACTCTATTTTCAGATCGTTGACTGGACGGTGCCCATTGAGATGATCaggatgttgttgttttctgtgggcatcacaattaacagaatagctgcatttatactgagattaaagtaCACATTAGACATTTCTGGAAGGGAATGGTTGCACTGTATATTATTTATGGGTATTCAAGTGAAGGGGGGCAAACACAAATGCGtgcatagtttttttcttttttctttttttttttttaaagccatgtgccattttcctttcacttcagcTTTTctctactttttgttggtctgcctcacaaaaccacaataaaaacatgaaaccgTTCATaaagtatgaatacttttgcatgttTTACTGAAGCAAAACCTCTCTCTTTCATCAGAGTAAAGAAGCTAAGGGAGTTGTAAGATGTTTACAGCTCACAGCACTTTCACAGAATTGACTCAAACAGTGGAGGcccaacaaaaaaagaaataaaaatctgggaGGTTTATTATCAAACTTGGAGGAAACTATAGTAAAAAAGCTTGCTGCATTGCAAAATAAACCCCAGAAAGATTTAAAGGTCTGAGCGGCATTCACTTGCTCAACTACATGAGGGCTATTTTATCAGAGGAGACTCATTCCTCCATCCTCACCACAGAATTTAATACGAAAGTCAAACAAATGATCATCCAAACAGTTTGGGAACAACTCATGATTTATGAAGTTACAATAAAAGTCACTGTGTGCAACAACAGACTGTGTTGCATGCTTGGACTGAATGGTTCATTACTATTTTATAAAAAGAGGAACAGTTGGTGTGCATCAGGAGAACTGAGCCTGCACCGAGTTTTACACTGCAGCCTGGAGACAAGGGAAACATTCCCAGGTAGAGGGAATAACAATTTATTCACTCCAGAAGCTCTGCAGGCAAACCTCACTTTCTTATAGATAATCCAAGATTATTCTCACCCAAGGCTGTTCATTAAGATGAACATTAcatattttgattaaaatctaAGCTAAATGGTGCATCCAGCGTGGCAAAGATCTTACAGAAGTGAAAGAAGCTTTGAGGACAAATGGAAAGGAATCGTTGAGGCAAAACAAATCCTGTATCGAATTTGATTCTCATGATGTAAGTTGGTGAGTCTTGACCAAATGGCTTCgtatttatttttgaaggaTATAACACAATATGAAATATGTGTCAATTTTAACTTGAGGTGTTACAAATGTACACTAGCAGATAAAGCCTTCTACCGACACTATTAGAATAAATCtaattaagtaaaatgtttacaGAGTGAAGGGGACTTTTAAAATACgtgtgaatatttttggttAATCTCCCAAGCAGAAAACTGTCCAGTGGTGTAATAAACAAGACAGATGTATATCTGATTTGTGCTTGACTAATCTCTGCAGGTATTCAGTTTTGGTTGGGTGTTTTTTCTGAGATTTGGAACtctgtattttattacatttagtgTTTGTTTCAATAATAAGTGAAAAACTCATAAGTAACGCAGCTGTACAGTTTATTGACCGTGCTCTAAGAACTCATGGGTTAAAAACAATCCGGTCGAGCGCGGCGGTGGCACTGGGTTAGAGCACGCGACCCCAGTCCTCGATACCACTCTCCCGTtgacctttgccgcatgtctttgctctctctcaaccccattttctgtcagcctactgtTAAATACAGGCCACACTAGTGccacataataaaaataaaaacagccagtccatcacaggccaTCACAAAGatacacaggacaaacaaacgTGCACATACAGTCAGACCTAAGgccaatttagagagaccaattcaCAGTAATGTGTTTGGACCCTGGGAGaatccatgcatgcacagggagagctgtgtaaactccatgcagaattaaaaaaaaaaagtcagtctgAAGGATCATTTCTTGTCGTCAAACAGGCAGATATTAttgcagaatatatatatatatatatatatatatatatatatatatatatatatatatatatatatatatatatatatatatatatatatatatatatattgttggaAATATGTTTATCAAATTTTGGCTAGCCATCTTAATTTACTAATCTCACCAATTTAGTTTAACGATCAAATAAATGAGCAAATGTGAAAACTAATACTATTTAAAGAGAAATTTAAAAGGGAATTACATTCAGTGTAATTGAAGATACAATTTTACCACaaatgttctctctctctctgtctctcttttgtaatatttaaatGCTAAAGGTTTCACACGTTATTAGGATTAGTTTCAGCTCAATCAAGTCTAACAGTGAAGTTTggaagagagaagagaaaagcaAGGAGACATTACGAGGAAGAAAGCCTTTTGGGTTTTATAGctcattaatgttttttttgccagacaTCTGATGTTAAATCACATCCTTCTAGCAGTCTTGTTTGGTCAGGTTATTGAGATAAATTGAAATTTGCAGCTGAACTCTAATCAAAAAACGCTTCCCCCCCTGTTTCACAGAATGCGTCGGCTGGGGTCAGTCAGATGCTCCTAGGAAATAAATGTGACATTGAGCCAAAACGGAAAGTGTCCAAAGAGACGGGAGAGAAGGTGAGGAAAAGCCAACTGACTTGACTGTAATTTAAAGTCTGTTATATTATTTGAATGCCAAAGTGTGACTTTTGAAGGGATATGTTGCGCTCATGAATAGAAACCATATTTTATTATCATATGTGATGTGCAAACATAAAGTAAGCCATACTTCTCCGTATAAATAggctgtttttgtaatgaactgagacagaggacccaatattcagccagaccaaGAGAGGTTCAAAACAGGttctttattaataaaattcaaaaacagGGACAAAAAGGGACCATCACACCAAAGACAGCAGAAAAGCAAATAGTCCAGCTGGGCAGGTAAAGGCAGGAACAGGATGGCTCGGATCTCCGTAACATGAACagactcaacaagacgacctggcactgatgtctggactgaacagtttatatggcggtgggaacaggtgaaACCTGTGAGAGGTAATTGCAggaggggtggagttaggcaggcgTGTGgggtaagtaattagaccagtcatcagtgccGAGGCCCAAAATAAGAAcggatcagaaaccaaacctaaacaaTAACTGCACAAGcaggaacaaaagaaaactcaaaacagagaaaactaaacagcGATTCTGTTTTTGTAATCAGTTTACCAAAGTACACTGTTCTgccaaagtacaaaatcaaaccaaaacccaaactatgacataaaccaaaa is from Fundulus heteroclitus isolate FHET01 chromosome 3, MU-UCD_Fhet_4.1, whole genome shotgun sequence and encodes:
- the rab13 gene encoding ras-related protein Rab-13 — its product is MAKKYDFLFKLLLIGDSGVGKTCLIIRFAEDNFNSTYISTIGIDFKVKTVDVDGKKVKLQVWDTAGQERFKTITTAYYRGAMGIILVYDITDEKSFENIQNWMKSIKENASAGVSQMLLGNKCDIEPKRKVSKETGEKLAKDHGIRFFETSAKSSINVEESFLGLARDILHKSTKKPGMAGKEVKVTSGTEKQPSKCAIL